A genomic window from Lotus japonicus ecotype B-129 chromosome 1, LjGifu_v1.2 includes:
- the LOC130732148 gene encoding ethylene-responsive transcription factor ERF017-like, whose amino-acid sequence MDKEKKKHAMASSSSDNNKLYKGVRKRKWGKWVSEIRLPNSRERIWLGSYDSPEKAARAFDCALYLLRGRHASFNFPDTPFNLDINVAAAAGNQSLTPQEIQEVAAKFGNQYQPQQQHHHHQQSSDIANFESHIGRESNFTTTAASSSNSTITMHEQCGATMQVEENGSMMNTIDWTFLNVLDNESNTNDNGGINLGGEYGLYSSELDKMHSGDFQFYSAPPTTPYEDNIADDLFSNQSSFLWSWNF is encoded by the coding sequence ATGgacaaggagaagaagaagcatgCTATGGCTTCCTCATCTTCTGATAACAACAAGTTATACAAAGGTGTGAGAAAGAGaaagtggggaaaatgggtttctGAAATCAGGCTTCCCAACAGCCGTGAACGCATTTGGTTGGGATCTTATGATTCACCTGAGAAAGCTGCACGAGCTTTTGATTGTGCTCTTTACTTACTGCGTGGCCGACATGCTAGCTTCAATTTTCCTGACACTCCTTTCAATCTTGACATCAATGTGGCTGCTGCAGCTGGTAACCAATCTCTCACTCCGCAGGAGATTCAAGAGGTTGCTGCTAAGTTTGGAAATCAATACcaaccacaacaacaacaccaccaccatcaacaaAGCTCTGATATTGCTAATTTTGAGTCCCACATCGGAAGGGAGAGTAACTTTACTACTACTGCAGCCTCGTCCTCCAACTCTACTATCACTATGCATGAGCAATGTGGGGCAACAATGCAAGtggaagaaaatggaagcatGATGAACACGATTGATTGGACATTTTTGAACGTGTTGGACAATGAGTCCAACACTAATGACAATGGTGGTATTAATCTTGGTGGTGAATATGGGCTCTATTCTTCTGAGCTAGACAAGATGCACTCTGGTGATTTTCAATTCTATTCAGCTCCACCAACAACCCCTTATGAGGATAACATTGCTGATGATCTATTCTCCAATCAATCATCATTCCTTTGGAGTTGGAACTTTTGA
- the LOC130725504 gene encoding protein WHAT'S THIS FACTOR 1 homolog, chloroplastic — protein sequence MQVASGTTERWLRTITGCSNRHWHHHSLRWMTTSKRVQDRSKKKRVHELEEATEKWKIVSKIVFLMELLKQEPEMVTPIRTLEQYRKQINLPKPHRVSDFLRKTPKLFELYQDRKGTWWCGLTERAENLMEEHERVVEENADKAAEHVTRVLMMSLDKRLPVDKIAHFRRDFGLPMDFRTRWVNQYPELFKLVKSLDDGVEFLELVSWNPNWAITELEKKVAGNENESGESANSHTPGVLSLPFPLKFPENYKRVHRYYKEQIQLFQERSYLSPYADARGLKAGSKEFDKRAVAVMHEMLSFTIEKRLVTDHLTHFRWEMVMPQKLMRLLLKHCGIFYVSERGKRFSVFLTEGYDGSELIEKCPLVLWKDKVLSLVGYRGRKKKFETCSDEEEDDVEEDDGGLRLPESDSEDERLHVQLEQQGTMDFEDPLVEDNSEMDVREIN from the coding sequence ATGCAGGTAGCTTCAGGAACCACTGAACGGTGGTTGAGGACAATAACCGGTTGCTCCAACCGCCACTGGCACCACCACTCCCTCCGATGGATGACAACCAGCAAGAGAGTCCAAGACCGGagcaagaagaagagggttCACGAGCTCGAAGAAGCAACAGAGAAATGGAAGATAGTCTCCAAAATCGTCTTCCTCATGGAGCTTCTCAAGCAGGAACCCGAGATGGTAACCCCCATTCGCACCCTCGAACAGTACCGCAAGCAGATCAACCTCCCCAAACCGCACCGCGTCTCCGATTTCCTCCGCAAGACGCCGAAGCTCTTCGAACTGTACCAGGACCGGAAGGGAACGTGGTGGTGCGGGTTGACTGAGAGAGCAGAGAATTTGATGGAAGAACACGAAAGGGTCGTCGAGGAAAATGCGGATAAAGCTGCTGAACATGTTACTAGGGTTTTGATGATGTCGCTGGATAAACGGCTTCCGGTGGATAAGATTGCGCATTTCCGGCGAGATTTTGGGTTGCCGATGGATTTCAGAACACGCTGGGTGAACCAGTATCCTGAGcttttcaaattggtgaagtcTCTTGATGATGGGGTTGAGTTTTTGGAGCTGGTTTCTTGGAACCCTAATTGGGCAATCACTGAGCTTGAGAAGAAGGTAGCTGGAAACGAAAACGAAAGCGGCGAAAGCGCGAATTCGCATACACCTGGTGTGCTATCTCTGCCATTTCCTTTGAAATTTCCTGAGAATTACAAGAGGGTGCATCGATATTACAAGGAACAGATTCAGCTTTTTCAGGAGAGGTCTTATTTGTCTCCATATGCTGATGCAAGGGGTCTTAAGGCAGGGTCTAAGGAATTTGATAAGAGGGCTGTTGCTGTTATGCATGAAATGCTGAGTTTCACCATTGAGAAGAGGCTGGTGACGGATCACCTCACGCATTTTCGTTGGGAAATGGTGATGCCTCAGAAGCTGATGAGGCTTCTGCTGAAGCATTGTGGTATCTTCTATGTTTCGGAGAGGGGGAAGAGGTTTAGTGTGTTTTTGACTGAAGGTTATGATGGTTCGGAGTTGATTGAGAAATGCCCCTTGGTGCTATGGAAGGATAAGGTCTTGAGTCTTGTTGGTTATagagggaggaagaagaagtttgAGACATGCAGTGACGAGGAGGAAGATGATGTGgaggaagatgatggtggtTTGCGTTTGCCCGAAAGTGATTCTGAAGATGAGAGGTTGCACGTGCAGCTTGAGCAACAGGGTACCATGGACTTTGAGGATCCTTTAGTTGAGGACAATTCGGAGATGGATGTTCGAGAGATTAACTGa
- the LOC130725514 gene encoding 3-ketoacyl-CoA synthase 10: protein MARNSERDMFSAEIVNRGIESSGPNAGSLTFSVRVRRRLPDFLQSVNLKYVKLGYHYLINHGIYLFTIPLLLVVFSAEVGSLSKEDLWKKLWEDASYDLASVLASFAVFVFTLSVYFMSKPRPIYLIDFACYRPEDELKVSREQYIELASKSGKFDEESLAFQKRILMSSGIGDETYIPKAVVSSTTNTATMKEGRAEASTVMFGALDELFEKTGIRPKDIGILVVNCSIFNPTPSLSAMIINHYKMRGNILSYNLGGMGCSAGIIGVDLARDILQSNPNNYAVVVSTEMVGFNWYQGKERSMLIPNCFFRMGCSALLLSNRRFDYNRAKYRLEHIVRTHKGADDRSFRCVYQEEDDQKFKGLKISKDLIEIGGDALKTNITTLGPLVLPFSEQLLFFATLVWRHLFGGKSDGNSSPSMKKPYIPNYKLAFEHFCVHAASKPILDELQRNLELSEKNMEASRMTLHRFGNTSSSSIWYELAYMEAKERVRRGDRVWQLAFGSGFKCNSVVWLSMKRVNKPSRNNPWLDCINRYPVSLN, encoded by the exons ATGGCTAGGAATAGTGAACGTGACATGTTCTCAGCGGAGATTGTGAACCGTGGGATTGAGTCTTCAGGACCCAACGCCGGTTCATTGACATTCTCCGTGAGGGTGAGGAGGCGGTTGCCGGATTTTCTTCAATCGGTGAACCTTAAGTATGTGAAGTTGGGTTACCATTACCTAATCAACCATGGCATTTACTTGTTCACCATTCCCCTGCTTCTGGTGGTGTTCAGTGCTGAAGTTGGTAGCCTCAGCAAAGAGGATCTCTGGAAGAAGCTATGGGAAGATGCGAGTTACGACCTCGCCTCCGTCCTTGCTTCCTTTGCTGTCTTTGTTTTCACCTTGTCTGTCTACTTCATGTCCAAGCCACGCCCCATTTACCTCATTGATTTTGCATGCTATCGACCTGAAGATGAACTCAAG GTATCAAGAGAGCAATACATAGAACTAGCAAGCAAATCAGGCAAATTCGACGAAGAAAGCCTAGCATTCCAGAAAAGGATCCTAATGTCCTCCGGCATCGGCGACGAGACTTACATTCCAAAAGCCGTAGTAtcctccaccaccaacaccGCCACAATGAAAGAAGGCCGAGCAGAAGCCTCCACCGTCATGTTCGGAGCCCTCGACGAGCTTTTCGAGAAAACCGGTATCCGGCCGAAGGACATAGGAATCCTGGTGGTGAACTGCAGCATCTTCAACCCAACGCCGTCGCTTTCAGCGATGATCATAAACCACTACAAGATGagagggaacattctgagctACAATCTGGGTGGAATGGGGTGCAGTGCGGGGATCATTGGAGTTGACTTGGCGAGGGATATTCTGCAGTCGAACCCGAATAACTATGCGGTGGTTGTGAGCACGGAGATGGTGGGGTTTAACTGGTATCAGGGGAAGGAGAGGTCGATGCTGATTCCGAATTGCTTCTTCCGGATGGGGTGCTCGGCGTTGCTGCTTTCTAACCGGCGGTTTGATTATAACAGGGCGAAGTACAGGCTTGAACACATTGTCAGGACGCATAAGGGTGCTGATGATCGTAGTTTCAG GTGTGTgtaccaagaggaagatgaccAAAAATTCAAGGGACTGAAGATCAGCAAAGACTTGATTGAGATTGGTGGTGATGCTCTCAAAACCAACATCACCACACTAGGACCCTTGGTGCTACCCTTCTCAGAGCAACTTCTCTTCTTTGCAACCCTTGTCTGGAGGCACTTGTTTGGTGGAAAATCTGATGGAAACTCATCACCATCAATGAAAAAACCATACATTCCTAACTACAAACTAGCTTTTGAGCATTTCTGTGTGCATGCCGCAAGCAAGCCTATCCTTGATGAGCTTCAGAGGAACCTGGAACTGAGTGAAAAAAACATGGAGGCTTCAAGAATGACACTGCACCGATTCGGCAACACATCGAGCAGCAGCATTTGGTATGAGCTTGCTTACATGGAGGCtaaagagagagtgagaagaGGAGACCGTGTTTGGCAACTTGCTTTTGGTTCTGGATTCAAGTGCAACAGTGTGGTTTGGCTTTCAATGAAAAGGGTTAACAAGCCTTCTAGGAACAACCCTTGGCTTGACTGCATTAACAGATACCCTGTGTCTCTCAATTGA
- the LOC130725519 gene encoding uncharacterized protein LOC130725519, which produces MRVRSSFKQESNRGMELNKLSRNLEEEPPFSGAYMRSLVKQLRTNDQGCVVNSDASSHGQNLTKHGKIGKACQSQQSTQQPQQHKKQVRRRLHTSRPYQERLLNMAEARREIVTALKFHRASMKEASEQQQQQQLQQQQQQRAPDSPQLSQNPSFDQDGRYKSRRNPRIYPSCNTNFSSYMGDFSSYPPAFVPNSYPVPVASPIAPPPLMAENPNFILPNQPLGLNLNFHDFNNLDATIHLSNTSLSSNSFSSATSSSQEVPSVELSQGDGISSLVNSTESNAASQVNAGLDAAMDEEAIAEIRSLGEQYQMEWNDTMNLVKSACWFKFLRNMEHGAPEANTEGDAYHNFDQPLEFPAWLNANESCLDQCSVEYFQNSTLPCLDIGDMDEDWLA; this is translated from the exons ATGAGAGTTAGGTCCTCTTTTAAGCAAGAATCAAATAGAGGAATGGAATTGAATAAGCTTAGTAGAAACCTTGAAGAAGAGCCTCCTTTCTCTGGTGCTTACATGCGTAGCCTAGTGAAACAGCTCAGAACAAATGATCAAGGTTGTGTTGTGAATAGTGATGCTTCTTCCCATGGTCAAAATTTAACAAAACATGGCAAAATTGGGAAAGCTTGTCAGTCACAGCAATCCACacaacaaccccaacaacataAAAAACAAGTTAGGAGGAGACTCCACACTAGTAGGCCGTATCAGGAAAGGCTTCTGAATATGGCTGAGGCTAGGAGGGAGATCGTCACCGCCTTGAAATTTCACAGGGCATCTATGAAAGAAGCAAGTGAGCAGCAACAACAGCAGCAGCTGCAGCAACAGCAGCAACAAAGGGCACCAGATTCCCCTCAGCTCTCCCAAAACCCGAGTTTCGATCAAGATGGAAGATATAAGTCCAGGAGAAATCCCAGAATTTATCCATCATGCAACACCAATTTTTCAAGCTACATGGGTGATTTTTCCTCTTACCCACCTGCCTTTGTTCCAAATTCTTACCCTGTGCCTGTTGCTTCCCCAATTGCACCACCACCCCTTATGGCTGAAAATCCCAATTTCATACTTCCAAATCAGCCTTTAGGATTGAACCTCAATTTTCATGATTTCAACAACTTAGATGCTACCATTCACCTTAGTAACACATCACTATCTTCTAATTCCTTCTCTTCTGCAACCTCCTCTTCTCAGGAGGTTCCTTCAGTTGAATTGTCACAGGGAGATGGGATCTCTTCACTGGTGAATTCTACTGAATCCAATGCTGCCAGCCAAGTTAATGCAGGCTTGGACGCAGCGATGGACGAGGAGGCTATAGCAGAGATCAGATCATTAGGAGAGCAATATCAAATGGAGTGGAATGACACAATGAATTTGGTCAAATCAGCTTGTTGGTTCAAGTTCTTGAGAAACATGGAACATGGGGCACCTGAAGCCAACACAGAAGGTGATGCATACCATAATTTTGACCAACCTCTGGAGTTTCCAGCTTGGTTGAATGCAAATGAGAGCTGCTTAGATCAGTGCTCGGTGGAGTATTTCCAAAATTCTACCTTACCTTG CTTGGACATTGGAGATATGGATGAAGATTGGTTAGCTTGA